In the genome of Desulfurellaceae bacterium, one region contains:
- a CDS encoding 2TM domain-containing protein — MKHHDSHTDDLEREARKRVKQLKEFYAHLGSYLLVNGFLVCVNLLTSPQVLWAIWPVLGWGLGLASHAMSTFGLLGLGGKSWQERKVHEFILQRQRGLSAEQVRQLLREELQPDSHVVLSQAEWQAVLRRLENLETIITSKDWTFMEHLSDAGKASDNAPSPESKPGPNGVRQEDTANPDAQ, encoded by the coding sequence ATGAAACACCACGATTCGCATACCGACGATCTCGAACGTGAGGCCAGGAAACGCGTCAAACAGCTCAAGGAGTTCTACGCCCATCTGGGCAGCTATCTCCTGGTCAATGGTTTCCTGGTGTGTGTCAATCTCCTGACCTCGCCCCAGGTCTTGTGGGCCATATGGCCGGTGCTGGGCTGGGGGCTCGGCCTGGCGTCCCACGCCATGTCCACCTTTGGCCTGTTGGGCCTGGGCGGCAAGTCCTGGCAGGAGCGCAAAGTCCACGAGTTCATCCTTCAGCGCCAACGCGGTCTGAGTGCCGAGCAGGTCAGGCAGCTCTTACGCGAGGAACTCCAGCCCGATAGCCACGTCGTCCTGAGTCAGGCCGAGTGGCAGGCCGTGCTCCGGCGGCTCGAAAATCTGGAGACCATTATCACCAGCAAGGACTGGACCTTTATGGAGCATCTCTCTGATGCCGGCAAGGCGAGCGACAACGCCCCGTCCCCCGAGTCCAAGCCCGGCCCGAACGGCGTCCGCCAAGAGGATACTGCCAATCCCGATGCCCAGTAG